The segment GCGGGGGATCTCGACGTCGATGTTCTTGAGGTTGTGCTCCCGCGCCCCCCGAACGAAAATCTTCTCCGCGTGATAGACCGGCATTAGCCTTATAAGCTAGCATCACAGCTCGAAGGGGAAAAGGGAAATTCAGGGAATAATGGTGGAATGAAAATTGACGATTGGATGTCACCTACCATTGAAGTCATTGCGAGGGAGTCCCGATGCTGATCGGGACGACCGTGGCAATCCCGCCACGAAGGTACATCTGCAGCTGACCCTCTCATAACCAGATATAAAAAGTTCTTGCACCCATTGTGTATAATGTATACATTGCATACAATAGGAGATTCATTATGCCTAGCACAACCGTTTCCATCCGCCTGCCGGAAGAAATCGCACGACTCCTGGATGAAGTAGCCCGGGAGACGGAGCGGTCCCGTTCCTTCCACGTCCAGAAGGCCATCAAGGCCTATCTGGAGGAGTTTGCCGACGCTCAGATCGCCCTCGACCGCCTCCGGGATAAGGATGACCGGGTGATCACAGCCCGGGAAATGCGGCAAGTCCTTGGGCTAT is part of the Candidatus Neomarinimicrobiota bacterium genome and harbors:
- a CDS encoding ribbon-helix-helix protein, CopG family, encoding MPSTTVSIRLPEEIARLLDEVARETERSRSFHVQKAIKAYLEEFADAQIALDRLRDKDDRVITAREMRQVLGL